One part of the Coffea eugenioides isolate CCC68of chromosome 10, Ceug_1.0, whole genome shotgun sequence genome encodes these proteins:
- the LOC113749602 gene encoding zinc finger CCCH domain-containing protein 25-like, which yields MNPLTLVKRIQNINAKEAALGISDEASWHTKYKDSAYVYAGGLPFDLTEGDLLAVFAQYGEIVDVNLVRDKGTGKSKGFAFIAYEDQRSTNLAVDNLNGAQILGRTIRVDHVSKYKKKEEEDEETEQRKREERGVCRAFQRGECNRGAGCKFSHDERRAANTGWGHEEDRHSRWANDKFEGSTGNRKQSGVPDRVLESANQKGRGLTDKDSRDSRAKGTKTGLDRHYEHGELSPRDRGHGDYEKRLDRKETDARHRDDRNDLRDRESRRRDAKSNSGEDRNGRGENIKKV from the exons ATGAATCCATTGACGTTAGTGAAGCGGATTCAGAACATCAACGCGAAAGAAGCAGCCCTAGGCATCTCCGACGAGGCGTCCTGGCACACCAAGTACAAAGACTCCGCTTATGTTTACGCCGGTGGCCTCCCTTTTGACCTCACCGAAGGCGATCTCCTCGCCGTCTTTGCTCA GTACGGGGAGATAGTTGATGTTAATCTTGTTAGAGATAAAGGCACCGGAAAATCTAAAGGCTTTGCTTTCATTGCTTATGAAGATCAAAGAAGCACAAATCTTGCTGTAG ATAATTTGAATGGTGCCCAAATTCTTGGGAGAACAATCAGAGTTGACCATGTTTCTaaatataaaaagaaagaggaagaggatgaaGAGACTGAGCAGCGAAAGAGGGAGGAGCGTGGGGTTTGCCGTGCTTTCCAGAGGGGCGAGTGCAATCGCGGAGCAGGGTGTAAATTTTCGCATGATGAACGA AGAGCTGCAAACACGGGTTGGGGTCATGAGGAAGATAGGCATTCACGATGGGCCAATGACAAGTTTGAGGGTTCCACAGGTAACAGAAAACAATCTGGTGTGCCAGACCGTGTTCTGGAATCTGCTAATCAGAAAGGGCGTGGGTTGACAGATAAGGACTCCAGAGATTCCAGGGCGAAGGGCACCAAGACGGGCTTAGACAGACACTATGAGCATGGTGAATTGAGTCCCAGAGATAGGGGACACGGGGACTATGAGAAGAGATTGGACAGAAAGGAGACAGATGCGAGGCATAGGGATGACAGGAATGACTTGCGTGATAGAGAGTCAAGGAGGCGTGATGCCAAATCAAACTCGGGTGAAGATCGTAATGGTAGAGGagaaaatatcaagaaagtatGA